One Aquipuribacter sp. SD81 genomic region harbors:
- a CDS encoding histidine kinase N-terminal 7TM domain-containing protein encodes MTARWVAGLLVVAGVVLAGLALWVARRRGAHAGRPLAVLLVAAAWWGLAGAVELAVDDPQRVVLWGDLKYVGIVVVPPAWLVFVLMFTGRRAWVTRRRLALLAVEPLLVVLVLALPGTHDLFRYLPADEAGEAFPVVATGPLFWVHAAYGYLLVVVATATFVRALLRASRAYRPLSVALLVAALLPWSANVLFNLQVGPFARLDLTPFLFVLTGAVLVVGLWQGRLLVLARVGRDVVLDSLSDGVLVVDPLGRVVEANPAAARLLSDGASPVGTLVTDLLPLHPAALVRVEGPAGPRVLEVRRYPLLDRAGADAGEALLLRDVTERLLAEARIDRLLQERTRVAAALQTALLPAVLPQVPGLRLAALYRPAGHGREIGGDFYEVFPVPDGRWCAVLGDVAGKGAEAAAVTARVRFTLRALSTGAAQAPELLRGVNAALTAVGDDERFCTLAHLLVRPGPLGAAVDVVLAGHLQPLVRRRDGRVETVGEPGTALGLVPDPELAQRRVDLGDGELLCLFTDGLVEARDPGGAELGAQRLAEALAGCDPADLDAVPPLLERVAREWHGGPLDDDVAVLLLAAAPAPAG; translated from the coding sequence GTGACGGCGCGGTGGGTCGCGGGGCTGCTGGTCGTCGCCGGTGTGGTGCTGGCGGGGCTGGCCCTCTGGGTGGCGCGCCGGCGCGGCGCCCACGCCGGCCGACCGCTGGCGGTCCTGCTCGTCGCGGCGGCGTGGTGGGGGCTCGCCGGAGCGGTCGAGCTCGCGGTCGACGACCCGCAGCGCGTGGTCCTGTGGGGGGACCTCAAGTACGTCGGCATCGTCGTCGTCCCGCCCGCGTGGCTCGTGTTCGTCCTCATGTTCACCGGGCGGCGCGCCTGGGTGACGCGGCGGCGCCTCGCGCTGCTCGCCGTCGAGCCGCTCCTCGTCGTGCTGGTGCTCGCGCTCCCGGGCACGCACGACCTCTTCCGGTACCTGCCGGCCGACGAGGCCGGTGAGGCGTTCCCCGTCGTGGCGACAGGTCCGCTGTTCTGGGTCCACGCCGCCTACGGCTACCTGCTGGTGGTCGTGGCGACGGCGACCTTCGTGCGGGCGCTGCTGCGCGCGAGCCGCGCCTACCGTCCGCTGTCGGTCGCGCTGCTCGTCGCCGCGCTGCTGCCGTGGTCGGCGAACGTCCTGTTCAACCTGCAGGTGGGGCCGTTCGCGCGGCTCGACCTCACGCCGTTCCTCTTCGTCCTCACCGGCGCCGTCCTCGTCGTCGGCCTGTGGCAGGGCCGCCTGCTCGTCCTCGCGCGCGTCGGGCGCGACGTCGTGCTGGACTCGCTGTCCGACGGCGTGCTCGTCGTCGACCCGCTCGGCCGCGTCGTGGAGGCCAACCCCGCCGCCGCGCGCCTCCTGAGCGACGGGGCGTCCCCGGTCGGGACCCTCGTCACCGACCTGCTGCCCCTGCACCCGGCCGCGCTCGTGCGCGTCGAGGGCCCCGCCGGACCGAGGGTCCTGGAGGTGCGCCGGTACCCGCTGCTGGACCGCGCGGGCGCTGACGCCGGCGAGGCGCTGCTGCTGCGCGACGTGACGGAGCGGCTGCTCGCCGAGGCCCGCATCGACCGGCTCCTGCAGGAGCGGACCCGGGTGGCCGCCGCGCTGCAGACCGCGCTGCTGCCGGCGGTCCTGCCGCAGGTGCCGGGGCTCCGCCTCGCGGCCCTGTACCGCCCCGCCGGACACGGGCGCGAGATCGGCGGCGACTTCTACGAGGTGTTCCCGGTGCCGGACGGGCGCTGGTGCGCGGTCCTCGGCGACGTCGCGGGCAAGGGTGCGGAGGCGGCTGCGGTCACCGCACGCGTGCGCTTCACCCTGCGGGCGCTGTCGACCGGCGCCGCGCAGGCCCCGGAGCTCCTCCGCGGCGTCAACGCCGCCCTCACCGCGGTCGGCGACGACGAGCGCTTCTGCACCCTCGCGCACCTGCTCGTGCGCCCGGGCCCGCTCGGCGCCGCGGTCGACGTCGTCCTCGCGGGCCACCTGCAGCCCCTGGTGCGCCGGCGCGACGGCCGCGTGGAGACCGTCGGGGAGCCGGGCACGGCGCTCGGTCTCGTGCCGGACCCGGAGCTGGCGCAGCGGCGGGTCGACCTCGGCGACGGCGAGCTGCTGTGCCTGTTCACCGACGGCCTCGTCGAGGCCCGGGACCCGGGCGGGGCCGAGCTGGGGGCGCAGCGGCTGGCCGAGGCCCTCGCGGGCTGCGACCCGGCCGACCTCGACGCCGTCCCGCCGCTGCTGGAGCGGGTGGCCCGCGAGTGGCACGGCGGGCCGCTCGACGACGACGTGGCCGTGCTCCTGCTGGCCGCCGCACCCGCGCCGGCCGGCTGA
- a CDS encoding dicarboxylate/amino acid:cation symporter, which produces MSARTAAPSGAAPTAPARRRSRFPFAAQVLAALVVGVLLGVVARELGPGSPPDNWLATLLATVGSTFVALLRAIVPPLVFLAIVASIANLRQVANAARLAGQTLLWFAITALVSVGIGIGLGLLTQPGRATSVDAAAAAEPSSTGSWLDFLTGLVPANVLGLQASTSQADDGALSTGLSFNVLQIIVVAIAVGVAVLRTGAAAEPFLAFSRSALAVVQKVLWWVIRLSPIGTVGLLGNAVAQYGWDAIAPLGTFVGAVYAGLALVLLVLYPVLLRAHGLSPLRYFAGAWPAIQLAFVSRSSVGTLPVTERVTVRNLGVPRSYASFAVPLGATTKMDGCAAIYPALAAIFVAQFFGVELGLTDYLLIAFVSVVGSAATAGLTGAVVMLTLTLSTLGLPLEGVGLLLAVDPILDMGRTAVNVAGQALVPTIVAKREGLLDERRYAAANAADPFADDADTDDEPVAATSPDGPDGPDGRVGAAGTGGHEGDPAVDVREGEPARV; this is translated from the coding sequence ATGTCCGCACGCACCGCCGCGCCGTCCGGCGCCGCTCCGACCGCCCCGGCGCGCCGCCGGTCGCGCTTCCCCTTCGCCGCCCAGGTCCTCGCGGCGCTCGTCGTCGGCGTCCTGCTCGGCGTCGTCGCCCGCGAGCTCGGACCGGGCAGCCCGCCCGACAACTGGCTCGCCACCCTGCTCGCGACCGTCGGCTCCACGTTCGTCGCGCTGCTGCGCGCCATCGTGCCGCCGCTGGTCTTCCTCGCGATCGTCGCGAGCATCGCGAACCTCCGGCAGGTCGCCAACGCCGCGAGGCTCGCGGGCCAGACCCTGCTGTGGTTCGCGATCACCGCGCTGGTGTCCGTCGGCATCGGCATCGGCCTCGGCCTGCTCACGCAGCCCGGGCGCGCCACGAGCGTCGACGCGGCCGCGGCGGCCGAGCCGTCCAGCACCGGGTCGTGGCTGGACTTCCTCACCGGCCTCGTGCCCGCCAACGTCCTCGGCCTGCAGGCGTCGACCTCCCAGGCGGACGACGGCGCGCTGTCGACCGGGCTCAGCTTCAACGTGCTGCAGATCATCGTCGTCGCGATCGCCGTGGGCGTCGCGGTGCTGCGGACCGGTGCGGCCGCCGAGCCGTTCCTCGCCTTCTCCCGCTCGGCGCTCGCGGTCGTGCAGAAGGTGCTGTGGTGGGTCATCCGGCTCTCGCCGATCGGCACCGTCGGCCTGCTGGGCAACGCCGTCGCGCAGTACGGCTGGGACGCGATCGCCCCGCTCGGCACCTTCGTGGGCGCGGTGTACGCGGGGCTCGCCCTCGTGCTCCTCGTGCTGTACCCCGTGCTGCTGCGCGCCCACGGCCTGAGCCCGCTGCGGTACTTCGCCGGGGCGTGGCCCGCCATCCAGCTCGCCTTCGTGTCCCGCTCCAGCGTCGGCACCCTGCCGGTCACCGAGCGCGTGACGGTGCGCAACCTCGGCGTGCCGCGCTCGTACGCCTCCTTCGCGGTGCCGCTGGGCGCCACGACGAAGATGGACGGCTGCGCCGCGATCTACCCGGCGCTCGCCGCGATCTTCGTCGCGCAGTTCTTCGGCGTGGAGCTCGGCCTCACCGACTACCTGCTCATCGCCTTCGTGTCGGTGGTCGGCTCGGCGGCCACCGCGGGACTCACCGGGGCCGTCGTCATGCTGACGCTCACCCTGTCGACGCTCGGCCTTCCGCTGGAGGGCGTCGGGCTGCTGCTGGCGGTCGACCCGATCCTCGACATGGGCCGTACGGCGGTGAACGTCGCCGGCCAGGCGCTCGTCCCGACGATCGTCGCGAAGCGTGAGGGCCTGCTCGACGAGCGGCGCTACGCCGCCGCGAACGCGGCGGACCCCTTCGCCGACGACGCCGACACGGACGACGAGCCGGTCGCCGCGACCAGCCCGGACGGCCCGGACGGCCCGGACGGCCGGGTCGGCGCGGCCGGCACCGGCGGGCACGAGGGCGACCCGGCCGTCGACGTCCGGGAGGGCGAGCCGGCCCGCGTCTGA
- a CDS encoding alpha/beta fold hydrolase encodes MLLLHGSGPGTTGAGSWGTTVEALADRFRLVAPDQAGFGGTPLAPGSRGGLAAWTESAAGLMAALGLDRYAVVGHSMGGAVALAVAAAHPDRVTHVVGVSAMGAPGAPLSPDLDALWAAPPGPEGARDMLRRLVLDDALVTDEAVAARARAMEAGSEQFARLFPPPRQRWNDDLALTPAALAAVRAPVLLVSGAQDRVTPVRETALPLLEALPDARLHVLGRCGHAPVVEQPTETRRLLTDFLSRAGTPARA; translated from the coding sequence GTGCTGCTGCTCCACGGCTCCGGCCCCGGCACGACCGGGGCCGGGTCGTGGGGCACGACGGTCGAGGCCCTCGCGGACCGGTTCCGGCTCGTCGCGCCCGACCAGGCCGGCTTCGGCGGGACGCCGCTGGCCCCGGGGAGCCGGGGCGGCCTCGCGGCGTGGACGGAGTCCGCCGCCGGGCTCATGGCCGCGCTCGGCCTCGACCGGTACGCGGTCGTCGGGCACTCGATGGGAGGCGCCGTGGCGCTGGCCGTCGCCGCCGCGCACCCCGACCGGGTCACGCACGTGGTCGGGGTCTCCGCCATGGGGGCGCCGGGTGCGCCGCTGTCGCCCGACCTCGACGCCCTGTGGGCGGCGCCGCCGGGACCGGAGGGCGCCCGCGACATGCTGCGGCGGCTCGTGCTCGACGACGCCCTGGTCACCGACGAGGCGGTTGCAGCCCGGGCCCGGGCGATGGAGGCGGGGTCCGAGCAGTTCGCCCGCCTGTTCCCCCCGCCGCGGCAGCGCTGGAACGACGACCTCGCGCTCACCCCGGCCGCGCTCGCGGCCGTCCGCGCCCCGGTGCTGCTCGTCAGCGGCGCGCAGGACCGGGTCACCCCGGTGCGCGAGACGGCGCTGCCGCTGCTGGAGGCGCTGCCGGACGCGCGCCTGCACGTGCTCGGTCGCTGCGGGCACGCGCCGGTGGTGGAGCAGCCGACCGAGACCCGGCGGCTGCTCACCGACTTCCTCAGCCGGGCCGGCACGCCGGCCAGGGCGTGA
- a CDS encoding DJ-1/PfpI family protein yields MPRALLLTGDAAEELDTMYPYYRVQEGGWDVDVASRTLRDVQLVIHEFDPNSDAYVEKNGRKLPVDVPWSEVDLERYDALIIPGGRAPEWIRVDADVRRITEHFFARDLPIALICHGAQVPAVYGLLKGRRTACFPPIAGDMENAGATVVDAPDVVDRNLVSCRGWPDMPQFGRVLMEVFDRAAAPVPA; encoded by the coding sequence GTGCCCAGAGCGCTGCTCCTGACCGGCGACGCCGCCGAGGAGCTCGACACGATGTACCCCTACTACCGCGTGCAGGAGGGCGGCTGGGACGTCGACGTGGCCTCGCGCACCCTGCGCGACGTCCAGCTCGTCATCCACGAGTTCGACCCGAACAGCGACGCCTACGTCGAGAAGAACGGGCGCAAGCTGCCCGTCGACGTGCCGTGGAGCGAGGTCGACCTCGAGCGCTACGACGCCCTCATCATCCCGGGCGGGCGGGCGCCGGAGTGGATCCGCGTCGACGCGGACGTGCGCCGGATCACCGAGCACTTCTTCGCCCGCGACCTGCCCATCGCGCTCATCTGCCACGGCGCGCAGGTCCCCGCCGTGTACGGCCTGCTCAAGGGCCGCCGCACCGCGTGCTTCCCGCCCATCGCGGGCGACATGGAGAACGCCGGCGCGACGGTCGTCGACGCCCCCGACGTCGTCGACCGCAACCTCGTCTCGTGCCGGGGCTGGCCGGACATGCCGCAGTTCGGCCGGGTCCTCATGGAGGTCTTCGACCGCGCGGCCGCGCCCGTCCCGGCGTGA
- a CDS encoding GntR family transcriptional regulator: MTELEDPAVDIDRLLVPTAVPDLAPAPTPSRARGPAGGDPRPRKRLADEVYDTLLAQLMSLRIVPGSRVTIDALARELGVSQTPIRDALNRMEAEGLVVRVHHAGYRIPPQITRSRFEEMLELRLLLEPPAARRAAERATSEQVRGMREVLVDMARLAQGEGTLAYGAFGRRDAAFHDLVALGAGNQLVREALARLHTHVHLFRLHHDTQATSLAMGEHEQVLAAVAGRDPDGAAYAMRRHILLSGERFARLFDAAEGTPAPDGAA, translated from the coding sequence GTGACCGAATTGGAGGACCCCGCGGTGGACATCGACAGGCTGCTCGTCCCCACCGCCGTGCCCGACCTCGCGCCCGCGCCCACCCCGTCCCGTGCGCGCGGCCCGGCCGGCGGCGACCCGAGACCGCGCAAGCGCCTCGCCGACGAGGTGTACGACACGCTGCTCGCGCAGCTGATGTCGCTGCGGATCGTGCCGGGCTCCCGCGTCACCATCGACGCCCTCGCCCGCGAGCTCGGGGTCTCGCAGACGCCGATCCGGGACGCCCTCAACCGGATGGAGGCCGAGGGCCTCGTCGTGCGCGTGCACCACGCCGGCTACCGGATCCCGCCGCAGATCACCCGCTCCCGCTTCGAGGAGATGCTCGAGCTCCGTCTGCTGCTCGAGCCGCCCGCGGCCCGCCGGGCGGCGGAGCGCGCGACGTCGGAGCAGGTCAGGGGCATGCGCGAGGTGCTCGTGGACATGGCGCGGCTCGCCCAGGGCGAGGGGACGCTGGCCTACGGGGCCTTCGGCCGGCGCGACGCGGCCTTCCACGACCTCGTGGCCCTGGGGGCGGGCAACCAGCTGGTGCGGGAGGCGCTCGCGCGCCTGCACACGCACGTGCACCTGTTCCGGCTGCACCACGACACGCAGGCCACCTCGCTCGCCATGGGCGAGCACGAGCAGGTGCTCGCCGCGGTCGCCGGACGCGACCCCGACGGGGCCGCCTACGCCATGCGGCGCCACATCCTGCTGTCGGGCGAGCGCTTCGCCCGGCTGTTCGACGCGGCCGAGGGGACCCCGGCCCCGGACGGCGCGGCCTGA
- a CDS encoding iron-containing alcohol dehydrogenase: MSMLGVLRSPRQVLLGAGHRHSLGTVTAALGRRALVCTDARFGATEEFAELVASLEAAGVTVTAFTEVLPDVPVEQVVRCAELAAAAQPDVVVGMGGGSCLDLAKAVAVLLTHGGEPSDYYGELRVPGPVLPLVALPTTAGTGSEVTPVAVLTDPARTSKVGISSPHLVPHTALCDPELTHGCPPGLTASAGADALSHAVEAFTAVRRDPAPTLPGERVFVGKNALADTWALLGVRLIGAHLHRAWSDPGDAAAREAMMLGATAGGFALGTAGTAAAHAIQYPVGALTHTPHGVGVGALLPYVMEFNRPVRVPELAALALELGAAPGASPEDLADEAIERVASLLASVGIPRTLAELGLPADRLRWTAEQSTNAARLVENNPRPLDVDALERIVRAAHAGDRGALRDEVASPDVDLAASAAAAVPAGGAR, translated from the coding sequence ATGAGCATGCTCGGTGTCCTGCGCTCGCCGCGACAGGTGCTGCTCGGTGCCGGTCACCGGCACTCCCTCGGCACCGTCACCGCGGCGCTCGGCCGCCGTGCGCTGGTGTGCACCGACGCGCGCTTCGGCGCGACCGAGGAGTTCGCCGAGCTCGTCGCCTCGCTCGAGGCGGCCGGCGTGACGGTGACGGCGTTCACCGAGGTGCTCCCGGACGTGCCCGTCGAGCAGGTCGTCCGGTGCGCCGAGCTCGCGGCGGCCGCCCAGCCGGACGTCGTCGTCGGCATGGGCGGCGGCAGCTGCCTCGACCTCGCGAAGGCGGTCGCCGTCCTCCTCACCCACGGCGGTGAGCCCTCGGACTACTACGGCGAGCTGCGGGTCCCCGGGCCGGTGCTGCCGCTGGTCGCCCTGCCCACGACGGCCGGGACCGGCTCGGAGGTCACGCCTGTGGCGGTCCTCACCGACCCCGCCCGGACGAGCAAGGTCGGCATCTCCAGCCCGCACCTCGTCCCGCACACCGCGCTGTGCGACCCCGAGCTCACCCACGGCTGCCCGCCCGGGCTGACCGCGAGCGCGGGGGCCGACGCGCTGTCGCACGCCGTCGAGGCCTTCACCGCCGTCCGGCGCGACCCGGCGCCGACGCTGCCCGGCGAGCGGGTGTTCGTCGGCAAGAACGCCCTCGCCGACACGTGGGCGCTGCTGGGCGTCCGGCTCATCGGCGCGCACCTGCACCGGGCCTGGTCCGACCCGGGCGACGCCGCGGCCCGCGAGGCCATGATGCTCGGCGCGACCGCCGGGGGCTTCGCCCTCGGCACCGCGGGCACCGCGGCCGCGCACGCCATCCAGTACCCGGTGGGCGCGCTCACGCACACGCCGCACGGGGTCGGCGTGGGTGCGCTCCTGCCCTACGTCATGGAGTTCAACCGCCCCGTCCGCGTCCCGGAGCTCGCCGCGCTCGCGCTGGAGCTCGGGGCGGCCCCCGGGGCCTCCCCGGAGGACCTCGCCGACGAGGCCATCGAGCGCGTCGCCTCGCTGCTCGCCTCGGTCGGCATCCCCCGCACGCTCGCCGAGCTCGGGCTGCCCGCGGACCGGCTGCGCTGGACCGCCGAGCAGTCGACGAATGCGGCCCGCCTGGTGGAGAACAACCCGCGCCCGCTCGACGTCGACGCGCTCGAGCGCATCGTCCGGGCGGCGCACGCCGGGGACCGCGGGGCGCTCCGCGACGAGGTGGCCTCCCCCGACGTCGATCTCGCGGCGTCCGCAGCGGCTGCCGTCCCCGCGGGAGGTGCGCGGTGA
- a CDS encoding NAD-dependent succinate-semialdehyde dehydrogenase — MTVLDHALAPLVDTLAVPTDLLVGGSWRPATGARRLEVADPATGTVLASVADADVEDARHALDAAAAAAPGWAATSPRERSEVLLRLFEAVREHSEELALLICRENGKALGDARGEVAYAAEFFRWYAEEAVRLRGHLGHAPSGANRILVGYQPVGVSVLVTPWNFPAAMATRKLAPALAAGCTVVLKPAAETPLTALAVAALAEEAGVPPGVVNVLTTSQPGPVVGALLADRRTRMLSFTGSTEVGRVLLRAAADNVLKCGMELGGNAPFVVLDDADVTDALDGAMVAKMRNGGQACTAANRFYVHTDVHDEFVAGLATRMGALRVGPGADPSTGCGPLINAAAVAKVDGLVQDALRRGARALVGGSAPDGPGSFYPPTVLVDVPHDAALLREEVFGPVAPVVRFDDVEDVLTHVNDTEHGLVGYLYTGDLARGLRLAERFESGMVGLNRGLVSDPAAPFGGTKQSGLGREGGTEGLLEFLETQYVATSW, encoded by the coding sequence GTGACCGTGCTCGACCACGCCCTCGCCCCCCTCGTCGACACCCTCGCGGTCCCGACCGACCTCCTCGTCGGTGGCTCGTGGCGGCCGGCCACCGGCGCCCGCCGGCTCGAGGTGGCCGACCCCGCCACCGGGACCGTCCTCGCGAGCGTCGCCGACGCCGACGTCGAGGACGCCCGGCACGCCCTCGACGCCGCCGCAGCCGCAGCCCCCGGCTGGGCCGCGACGTCCCCGCGCGAGCGCTCGGAGGTCCTCCTGCGTCTCTTCGAGGCCGTCCGGGAGCACAGCGAGGAGCTCGCGCTGCTCATCTGCCGCGAGAACGGCAAGGCGCTCGGTGACGCCCGCGGCGAGGTCGCCTACGCCGCGGAGTTCTTCCGCTGGTACGCCGAGGAGGCCGTCCGGCTGCGCGGCCACCTGGGCCACGCACCCAGCGGCGCGAACCGGATCCTCGTCGGGTACCAGCCCGTCGGGGTCAGCGTGCTCGTGACGCCGTGGAACTTCCCGGCCGCCATGGCCACCCGCAAGCTCGCGCCGGCGCTCGCCGCGGGCTGCACCGTCGTGCTCAAGCCCGCCGCCGAGACCCCGCTGACGGCGCTCGCCGTCGCGGCGCTCGCCGAGGAGGCCGGCGTGCCGCCCGGCGTCGTCAACGTGCTCACCACGTCGCAGCCGGGTCCGGTCGTCGGGGCCCTGCTCGCCGACCGGCGCACGCGGATGCTGTCGTTCACCGGCTCCACCGAGGTGGGGCGCGTGCTGCTGCGCGCCGCCGCGGACAACGTCCTCAAGTGCGGCATGGAGCTCGGCGGCAACGCCCCCTTCGTCGTGCTGGACGACGCCGACGTGACGGACGCCCTCGACGGGGCGATGGTCGCCAAGATGCGCAACGGCGGCCAGGCGTGCACCGCCGCGAACCGCTTCTACGTCCACACCGACGTCCACGACGAGTTCGTCGCCGGCCTCGCGACCCGCATGGGCGCGCTCCGGGTGGGGCCCGGGGCGGACCCCTCGACCGGCTGCGGGCCGCTCATCAACGCCGCCGCCGTCGCCAAGGTCGACGGGCTCGTGCAGGACGCGCTGCGTCGTGGCGCGCGGGCCCTGGTCGGCGGCAGCGCCCCCGACGGCCCCGGCTCCTTCTACCCCCCGACCGTCCTCGTGGACGTCCCCCACGACGCAGCCCTGCTGCGGGAGGAGGTCTTCGGCCCGGTCGCGCCCGTCGTCCGCTTCGACGACGTCGAGGACGTGCTCACTCACGTCAACGACACCGAGCACGGTCTCGTCGGCTACCTCTACACCGGCGACCTCGCCCGCGGCCTGCGCCTGGCGGAGCGGTTCGAGAGCGGCATGGTCGGGCTCAACCGCGGCCTCGTCTCCGACCCGGCGGCGCCCTTCGGCGGCACCAAGCAGTCCGGCCTCGGCCGCGAGGGCGGCACCGAGGGGCTCCTGGAGTTCCTCGAGACCCAGTACGTGGCGACGTCGTGGTGA
- a CDS encoding extracellular solute-binding protein, with the protein MPTPTRPRRAARRLRGLRASATAALVVTALAACGAGGGDTAAAPAEIPELTDEPVTLSFIWFEWPPAQLLEDFANENYGAERPNVTIEVNTVPNANWHDAMFTQFAARETDFDIAILDSQHIGEAVTNGNIVDLTDFIENNIETDAYDPYLLAAYGQYPQAETGQRDEDASLYGLPLLGDTWTMIYRKDLIGDEPPQTWDEMIEVAGQCQEDNPGVSGLAFHQSNGSDAAAVTYNTVNWVYGGELWNPDEGQIEGVINDEAGQKAMDVLVNEMKPLTAQGSGNWFIDEVNAAVAQGQACIAFQWIAASGGLLDPAQSTLGETREEIEEVLGFAPLPSQETDVVPLGGMGMHLSAYAPEADQAEALNFMRWFEQADVQRAWAAAGGVPARTDALESPEFLEAAPFNPVFAESVSRMRDMWNVPEYAQLIDIENTNVNAALNGAKSPEQAIDDIARQQQEVLDNSGGLG; encoded by the coding sequence ATGCCGACACCCACCCGACCCCGACGGGCCGCGCGCCGCCTGCGCGGCCTGCGCGCCTCGGCCACGGCCGCGCTGGTGGTGACGGCGCTGGCCGCGTGCGGGGCGGGCGGCGGGGACACCGCCGCCGCCCCCGCCGAGATCCCGGAGCTCACCGACGAGCCCGTCACCCTCAGCTTCATCTGGTTCGAGTGGCCGCCGGCGCAGCTGCTCGAGGACTTCGCCAACGAGAACTACGGCGCGGAGCGGCCCAACGTCACCATCGAGGTCAACACCGTGCCGAACGCCAACTGGCACGACGCGATGTTCACGCAGTTCGCCGCGCGCGAGACCGACTTCGACATCGCCATCCTCGACTCCCAGCACATCGGTGAGGCGGTGACCAACGGCAACATCGTCGACCTCACGGACTTCATCGAGAACAACATCGAGACCGACGCCTACGACCCCTACCTGCTCGCCGCGTACGGGCAGTACCCGCAGGCGGAGACCGGCCAGCGCGACGAGGACGCGAGCCTGTACGGCCTGCCGCTGCTCGGCGACACCTGGACGATGATCTACCGCAAGGACCTCATCGGCGACGAGCCGCCGCAGACCTGGGACGAGATGATCGAGGTCGCGGGCCAGTGCCAGGAGGACAACCCCGGCGTCAGCGGGCTCGCGTTCCACCAGTCCAACGGCTCCGACGCCGCGGCCGTCACGTACAACACCGTCAACTGGGTGTACGGCGGCGAGCTGTGGAACCCCGACGAGGGCCAGATCGAGGGCGTCATCAACGACGAGGCCGGCCAGAAGGCGATGGACGTCCTCGTCAACGAGATGAAGCCGCTCACCGCCCAGGGCTCCGGCAACTGGTTCATCGACGAGGTGAACGCCGCGGTCGCGCAGGGCCAGGCGTGCATCGCCTTCCAGTGGATCGCCGCCAGCGGCGGCCTGCTCGACCCCGCGCAGTCCACGCTCGGCGAGACGCGCGAGGAGATCGAGGAGGTGCTCGGCTTCGCGCCGCTGCCCAGCCAGGAGACCGACGTCGTCCCGCTCGGCGGCATGGGCATGCACCTGTCGGCCTACGCCCCCGAGGCCGACCAGGCCGAGGCGCTCAACTTCATGCGCTGGTTCGAGCAGGCCGACGTGCAGCGTGCGTGGGCGGCCGCGGGCGGCGTCCCCGCCCGGACCGACGCCCTGGAGTCGCCGGAGTTCCTCGAGGCGGCGCCGTTCAACCCGGTGTTCGCGGAGTCGGTGTCCCGGATGCGCGACATGTGGAACGTGCCGGAGTACGCGCAGCTCATCGACATCGAGAACACGAACGTCAACGCGGCCCTCAACGGCGCGAAGTCGCCCGAGCAGGCGATCGACGACATCGCGCGCCAGCAGCAGGAGGTCCTCGACAACAGCGGTGGGCTGGGCTGA
- a CDS encoding carbohydrate ABC transporter permease, with protein MATTTDAPVRAAAASPSPAPGRPPRLTDRRLAVAFISPAMLLLLTMSVFPLLWALYLSFTEYSVTRDVPPAWVGFANYADVVTSSEVHGRALTTLLYVVCAVGLQTVLGFTIAYLISRRKRGQGLLTLLFLVPMMLSPVVVGLFWRFMLDTQFGVVNSLLDSAGLGRVEWLTQQRTALLSLIVVDTWQWTPFIMLIALAGLTAVPKYLYEAASIDRASEWFRFRSITLPLVWPLLLIAVMFRAIEAFRQFDLVFILTNGGPGVSTETLSFHVYKVAFLGFDTGTASAYGILMVVVVIILAQFYLRYLDRIKER; from the coding sequence GTGGCCACCACGACGGACGCCCCGGTGCGGGCGGCGGCAGCGTCGCCGTCGCCCGCCCCGGGGCGTCCCCCTCGCCTCACCGACCGCCGGCTCGCGGTCGCGTTCATCTCCCCGGCGATGCTGCTCCTGCTGACGATGTCGGTGTTCCCGCTGCTGTGGGCGCTGTACCTGTCGTTCACGGAGTACTCGGTCACCCGCGACGTCCCGCCCGCGTGGGTCGGATTCGCCAACTACGCCGACGTCGTCACGAGCTCGGAGGTGCACGGCCGCGCCCTCACGACCCTGCTGTACGTCGTGTGCGCGGTCGGGCTGCAGACGGTGCTCGGCTTCACGATCGCCTACCTGATCTCGCGGCGGAAGCGGGGCCAGGGGCTCCTCACGCTGCTGTTCCTCGTGCCGATGATGCTGTCGCCGGTCGTGGTCGGGCTGTTCTGGCGCTTCATGCTCGACACCCAGTTCGGCGTGGTCAACAGCCTGCTCGACTCCGCAGGGCTCGGTCGCGTCGAGTGGCTCACGCAGCAGCGCACCGCCCTGCTCTCGCTCATCGTCGTCGACACGTGGCAGTGGACGCCGTTCATCATGCTCATCGCGCTCGCAGGCCTCACTGCGGTGCCGAAGTACCTCTACGAGGCGGCGTCCATCGACCGGGCCTCGGAGTGGTTCCGCTTCCGCAGCATCACGCTGCCGCTGGTGTGGCCCCTGCTGCTCATCGCCGTCATGTTCCGCGCGATCGAGGCCTTCCGGCAGTTCGACCTCGTCTTCATCCTCACCAACGGCGGCCCGGGGGTGTCGACCGAGACGCTGTCCTTCCACGTCTACAAGGTCGCCTTCCTCGGCTTCGACACCGGCACCGCGTCGGCCTACGGGATCCTCATGGTCGTCGTGGTGATCATCCTCGCGCAGTTCTACCTGCGCTACCTCGACCGGATCAAGGAGCGCTGA